In a single window of the Chondrocystis sp. NIES-4102 genome:
- a CDS encoding DNA gyrase subunit A has product MTTSQERIIPTDLSNEMSRSYLEYAMSVIVGRALPDARDGLKPVHRRILYAMYELGLTPDRPFRKCARVVGEVLGKYHPHGDTAVYDALVRMAQDFSMRNPLINGHGNFGSIDNDPPAAMRYTECRLQSLSTDSLLRDIEAETVDFADNFDGSQQEPIVLPARIPQLLLNGSSGIAVGMATNIPPHNLGELIEGTIAIIQNPAISDLELMQYIQGPDFPTGGQIIGRAGIKEAYTTGRGSITMRGVAEIETLQQRGRAEKEAIIITQLPYQTNKSSLIEKIAELVNDKKIDGISDIRDESDRTGMRIVIELKRDAYPRVVLNNLYKQTTIQANFGANMLALVNSEPQLLTIRRFLEVFLEFRIEAITRRTRYQLRKAEERDHLLQGLLIALENIDAIIQLIRGAADTVNAKNELVETYGLSPTQADAILQMQLRRLTALEAEKIQAEHEDLQAQIADLNDILAKKARIEEIIVSELNNIKQVHATPRRTEILQGEGELLDKDLIANEQSVILVTEQGYIKRMAVNTFEAQSRATRGKAAAKMKENDGVEHFMTCCDHDTVLFFSDRGVVYSLDAYQIPATSRTARGIPIIQMLPISSAEKITSLIAVSEFTEDQYLVMLTHNGNIKKTALSAFANIRSNGLIAISLQEDDQLRWVRLATVEDSVIIGTRQGMAIHFKADDQQLRPLGRSTKGVKSMKLKGKDELISMDIIPAQIVATIATTGEEDEEEDSNEELINEEIDKGPWLLAITNNGYGKRVPITKFRLQNRAGMGVRAIKFKTDDDCLVAIDIVNPEDELMIVTNRGIMIRQAVQAISLQSRNATGVRVQRLDKDDAIAAVAPIPPIEAEIEEMEV; this is encoded by the coding sequence ATGACCACTTCCCAGGAACGGATTATCCCCACTGATCTAAGTAACGAAATGTCTCGCTCCTATTTGGAGTATGCCATGAGTGTAATTGTCGGCAGGGCATTGCCTGATGCTAGGGATGGTCTAAAACCAGTCCATCGTCGCATCCTTTACGCTATGTACGAATTGGGACTAACCCCAGATCGTCCGTTTCGTAAGTGCGCTCGTGTAGTAGGGGAAGTATTAGGTAAATATCATCCTCATGGTGATACTGCCGTTTACGATGCTCTAGTTAGAATGGCGCAAGATTTCTCCATGAGAAATCCCCTAATTAATGGTCATGGTAACTTTGGATCTATTGATAATGATCCCCCAGCAGCGATGCGTTATACCGAGTGTCGGTTACAGTCATTGTCAACAGACTCGTTACTTAGAGATATTGAGGCAGAAACAGTAGATTTTGCCGATAACTTCGATGGTTCACAACAAGAGCCAATAGTTTTACCTGCTAGAATTCCTCAGCTATTGCTCAATGGTTCATCGGGAATTGCTGTAGGTATGGCAACTAATATACCTCCCCATAATTTAGGCGAATTAATCGAAGGTACGATCGCTATAATTCAAAATCCAGCCATTAGTGATTTAGAATTAATGCAGTATATCCAGGGTCCTGATTTTCCCACAGGGGGGCAGATTATTGGTAGAGCGGGTATTAAGGAAGCTTATACCACAGGGCGGGGTTCAATTACCATGCGAGGGGTAGCGGAGATAGAAACCCTACAACAGCGAGGTAGAGCAGAAAAAGAAGCAATCATCATCACTCAATTACCTTACCAGACAAATAAATCATCTTTAATTGAAAAAATTGCCGAACTAGTTAACGATAAAAAAATAGACGGCATTTCAGATATTAGGGATGAAAGCGATCGCACTGGAATGCGTATTGTGATTGAACTCAAGCGTGATGCTTACCCAAGAGTTGTACTTAATAATCTCTATAAGCAGACTACGATACAGGCAAACTTTGGGGCAAATATGTTGGCATTAGTCAATAGTGAACCCCAGTTATTAACTATTCGTCGTTTTCTAGAAGTCTTTTTAGAATTTCGCATCGAAGCAATTACCAGAAGAACTCGTTATCAGCTACGTAAAGCCGAAGAAAGAGATCATCTATTACAAGGGTTATTAATTGCTTTAGAAAATATAGATGCAATCATTCAATTAATTCGAGGAGCAGCAGACACTGTTAATGCCAAAAACGAATTAGTCGAAACCTATGGGTTATCTCCTACCCAAGCGGATGCCATTTTACAGATGCAATTACGTCGTTTAACTGCCCTCGAAGCTGAAAAAATTCAGGCAGAACATGAAGATTTACAGGCGCAAATAGCCGATCTAAACGATATTTTAGCCAAAAAAGCGCGGATTGAAGAAATAATTGTTTCAGAACTCAATAATATCAAGCAGGTTCACGCTACCCCTCGTAGAACTGAAATTTTGCAAGGGGAAGGAGAATTATTAGATAAGGATTTAATTGCTAACGAACAGTCGGTAATTTTAGTAACAGAACAGGGGTATATCAAGCGCATGGCTGTTAACACCTTTGAAGCACAAAGCAGAGCCACCAGAGGTAAAGCAGCAGCAAAAATGAAGGAAAACGACGGGGTAGAACACTTTATGACCTGTTGTGACCATGATACAGTCCTATTCTTTAGCGATCGCGGAGTAGTTTATTCCCTCGATGCCTATCAAATTCCTGCAACTTCTCGCACTGCTAGGGGTATACCTATTATCCAAATGTTGCCCATTTCCTCAGCAGAGAAAATTACTTCTTTAATTGCTGTGAGCGAGTTTACTGAGGATCAATATCTAGTGATGCTAACTCATAATGGCAATATTAAAAAAACCGCCCTCTCAGCGTTTGCTAATATCCGCTCCAATGGCTTAATTGCTATTTCCCTCCAAGAAGATGATCAACTGCGTTGGGTGCGTCTGGCGACGGTAGAAGATAGTGTAATTATTGGTACTCGTCAAGGGATGGCAATTCATTTTAAAGCCGACGATCAACAACTACGCCCCTTGGGGAGATCTACTAAGGGGGTTAAATCTATGAAGTTAAAAGGCAAAGATGAATTAATTAGCATGGATATCATTCCTGCTCAGATTGTCGCAACCATTGCCACTACGGGCGAAGAAGACGAAGAAGAAGATAGCAACGAAGAATTAATTAATGAGGAAATAGATAAAGGGCCTTGGTTACTCGCGATCACTAATAATGGTTATGGTAAAAGAGTACCAATTACCAAATTCCGTTTACAAAATAGAGCGGGAATGGGAGTTAGAGCCATCAAGTTTAAAACCGATGATGATTGTTTAGTCGCTATTGATATAGTTAATCCTGAAGATGAATTAATGATTGTAACCAATCGCGGTATTATGATTCGTCAAGCCGTACAGGCAATATCTTTACAATCCCGTAATGCTACTGGAGTTAGAGTACAAAGATTAGATAAGGACGATGCGATCGCTGCTGTTGCTCCCATACCACCTATTGAAGCGGAAATTGAGGAAATGGAAGTTTAA
- a CDS encoding response regulator receiver modulated diguanylate cyclase, whose protein sequence is MDIKTIKVLLVENNVADANLIIKLYEQTFNIKLVEKIDLAIASLNEDDFDVILLSVTDEQTGLTNLNLLDQQYPQLPIIILSNTDELSLAQKYLSKGAQDYLIKSELGNINLSNAINYAIERQRVSFNLRQLALMKKTLDRIRNSIDLEAILTTTAKEIQEFLNTEQVLIYRCESGQSEATTVVAHSLDAQSKTIAVEQFISAVNLSSLHSILTESTSVKAVSDTTIAGVSELGIKAPDQIRSYLILPIWLSRSVDNSYDDLSCPMVKQIFTHNQDEGLWGMLIAYNSSKTRKWQEWEINFLQRLTTQVTVAIQQSQLCCQLQTANQKLQQLAILDGLTGIANRRYFDLVLNNEWQRLAREKQPLSLILCDLDYFKTYNDTYGHQQGDRCLQDIARILHGCIQRPADLAARYGGEEFAIILPNTDIQGALYIAQKIVQQLASAQIPHQKSLVSSYVTFSIGIATKTPDGHQAATTLIELADSFLYQAKKAGRNQICLSTSTLEARREQNNNKLCKLNLE, encoded by the coding sequence GTGGATATCAAAACTATAAAGGTATTGCTAGTTGAAAATAATGTAGCTGATGCCAATTTAATCATTAAGCTATATGAACAGACATTTAATATAAAACTGGTAGAAAAAATAGATCTGGCGATCGCAAGTCTTAATGAGGATGATTTTGATGTAATTTTACTCAGCGTCACTGATGAGCAGACTGGATTAACAAATTTAAATTTACTTGATCAACAATATCCTCAGTTACCAATTATCATTCTTAGTAATACTGATGAGCTATCTTTGGCGCAAAAGTATCTAAGTAAAGGGGCGCAGGACTATTTAATCAAAAGCGAGCTAGGAAATATCAACTTAAGTAATGCAATTAATTATGCTATTGAACGTCAACGTGTGAGCTTTAATTTACGTCAATTAGCATTGATGAAAAAAACTTTAGATAGAATTCGCAACTCTATTGATTTAGAAGCAATTTTAACAACGACTGCCAAAGAAATACAAGAATTTCTAAATACTGAGCAGGTATTAATATATCGTTGTGAATCTGGTCAGTCGGAAGCCACAACAGTTGTTGCTCACTCTTTGGATGCACAATCAAAGACAATAGCTGTAGAACAATTTATTTCTGCGGTTAATTTATCCTCTCTACATTCAATTTTGACAGAATCAACATCTGTAAAAGCAGTCAGCGACACTACCATTGCTGGAGTTTCAGAATTAGGGATTAAAGCCCCAGACCAAATAAGATCTTACTTAATTTTACCAATCTGGTTAAGTAGATCCGTAGACAATAGCTATGATGACTTAAGCTGTCCGATGGTTAAACAAATATTTACTCATAACCAAGACGAGGGATTGTGGGGAATGCTAATTGCGTATAATAGTAGTAAGACTAGAAAGTGGCAAGAGTGGGAAATTAATTTTTTGCAAAGATTAACCACACAAGTAACGGTTGCTATTCAACAGTCCCAATTATGTTGTCAATTACAAACAGCCAATCAAAAACTACAACAACTAGCAATTTTAGATGGACTAACTGGAATTGCTAATCGACGATATTTTGATTTAGTTTTAAATAATGAATGGCAAAGACTAGCGAGGGAAAAGCAACCCCTGTCGTTAATTTTATGTGATTTAGACTATTTCAAAACCTATAATGACACCTATGGTCATCAACAGGGCGATCGCTGTTTACAAGATATTGCTAGAATTCTGCACGGTTGTATTCAAAGACCAGCAGATTTAGCTGCTCGTTACGGAGGCGAGGAATTTGCGATTATTTTACCCAACACCGATATTCAGGGTGCATTATATATAGCCCAAAAGATTGTCCAGCAGTTAGCGAGCGCACAAATACCCCATCAAAAATCTTTAGTGAGTAGTTATGTAACCTTTAGTATAGGGATAGCTACCAAAACTCCCGATGGTCATCAAGCAGCTACAACCCTCATTGAACTTGCCGATAGTTTCCTCTATCAAGCAAAAAAAGCGGGACGTAATCAAATTTGCCTCTCAACATCTACATTAGAGGCGAGGAGAGAGCAGAATAACAATAAACTGTGTAAATTAAATTTAGAATAA
- a CDS encoding preprotein translocase SecA subunit, translating to MLKKLLGDPNSRKLKKFQPLVAEINLLEEDIKQLSDEQLKAKTEEFREQIAKAKNDEQIKDILDELLPEAFAVVREAAVRVLGMRHYDVQLLGGIVLHKGQIAEMKTGEGKTLVCTLPAYLNGLTGKGVHVVTVNDYLARRDAEWMGQVHRYLGLTVGLIQAGMTPTERKKNYECDITYTTNSELGFDYLRDNMAVAMEEVVQRPFNYCVIDEVDSVLIDEARTPLIISGQVERPTEKYLLAAEIADQLVRQDEDYDPESNRTEGVGDYEVDEKARNILMTDEGFARAEELLGVKDLYDPENPWAHYISNAIKAKELFTKDVNYMVRNDEVVIVDEFTGRVLAGRRWSDGLHQAIEAKERVEIQRETQTLASITYQNFFLLYPTLAGMTGTAKTEETEFEKVYNLQVTIIPTNLSSRRYDLSDVVYKKEIGKWQAVAEDCANMHSLGRPVLVGTTSVEKSELISRLLREKGIEHNLLNAKPENVERESEIVAQAGRKTAVTIATNMAGRGTDIILGGNADYMARLKVREYLMPKIVAPDDDELMATVPGIKMGKDTAKGFAANGQSKKLKTWKASPQIFPTELSATTEELLKETVKFAVQQYGSQSLPELEAEEKIAVASENAPVDDPVLLKLREVYKLIRKEYEQFTDAEHEEVIANGGLHVIGTERHESRRVDNQLRGRAGRQGDPGSTRFFLSLQDNLLRIFGGDRVEKLMNMMRVEDDMPIESKMLTNSLEGAQKKVETFYYDTRKQVFEYDEVMNNQRRAIYAERRRVLEGLELKEQVLQYAEKTMGEIVDAYVNPELPPEEWKLDKMVDKAKEFIYLLEDVEPAHLEDMTVNEMKNFLCEEVRKAYDLKEHQIDSMQPGLMRQAERFFILQQIDTLWREHLQAMDALRESIGLRGYGQKDPLIEYKQEGYEMFLEMMIDIRRNVVYSLFQFQPQPQPPQAQPQAV from the coding sequence ATGCTGAAAAAACTGCTAGGTGATCCCAACTCACGCAAACTGAAAAAATTTCAACCCTTAGTGGCAGAAATCAACCTTCTGGAAGAAGATATTAAACAACTATCTGATGAGCAGTTAAAAGCCAAAACAGAGGAATTTCGGGAGCAAATTGCCAAAGCCAAAAATGATGAGCAAATTAAAGACATCCTCGATGAGCTTTTACCTGAAGCTTTTGCCGTAGTTAGGGAAGCAGCAGTACGTGTCTTGGGTATGCGCCATTATGATGTGCAGTTACTTGGAGGCATAGTTTTACATAAGGGACAAATTGCAGAAATGAAAACTGGGGAGGGTAAAACCCTAGTTTGTACTCTACCTGCTTATCTCAATGGTTTAACAGGCAAAGGTGTCCATGTGGTCACTGTTAACGATTATCTCGCCCGTAGAGACGCGGAATGGATGGGACAGGTTCATCGTTACCTAGGTCTAACCGTTGGCTTAATTCAAGCAGGGATGACTCCCACAGAACGCAAGAAAAACTACGAATGCGACATTACTTATACGACAAATAGTGAACTGGGCTTTGATTATTTAAGAGATAACATGGCTGTAGCTATGGAAGAGGTTGTACAGCGTCCTTTCAACTATTGCGTAATTGACGAGGTTGATTCTGTCCTCATTGATGAAGCGAGAACCCCTTTAATTATTTCAGGACAGGTCGAACGTCCAACGGAAAAATATCTTTTGGCTGCCGAAATTGCCGATCAGCTAGTTAGACAAGATGAGGATTATGATCCAGAATCGAATAGAACCGAAGGCGTTGGCGACTATGAAGTAGATGAGAAAGCGCGCAATATTTTGATGACTGATGAAGGTTTTGCCCGTGCTGAGGAACTATTGGGGGTAAAGGATTTGTATGATCCTGAAAATCCTTGGGCGCACTATATCTCTAATGCCATTAAAGCTAAAGAACTGTTTACTAAAGATGTTAACTATATGGTACGCAATGACGAAGTGGTCATTGTTGATGAGTTTACAGGTCGAGTTTTAGCAGGTAGACGTTGGAGTGATGGTTTACACCAAGCAATTGAAGCAAAAGAAAGAGTGGAAATTCAGCGCGAAACTCAAACCCTTGCAAGTATTACCTATCAAAACTTCTTCTTACTCTATCCGACTTTGGCAGGGATGACTGGTACAGCCAAAACTGAAGAGACTGAGTTTGAGAAGGTTTATAACTTACAAGTAACTATTATTCCTACTAACTTATCTTCTAGAAGATATGACCTTTCTGATGTAGTCTATAAAAAGGAAATTGGGAAATGGCAAGCAGTAGCGGAAGACTGCGCCAATATGCACTCCTTAGGTCGTCCTGTTTTAGTTGGTACTACTAGCGTTGAAAAATCTGAGTTAATTTCTAGATTACTACGTGAAAAAGGGATTGAACATAATCTGCTTAACGCTAAACCTGAGAATGTGGAACGGGAATCAGAAATTGTCGCTCAAGCAGGACGCAAAACTGCCGTAACTATTGCAACCAATATGGCAGGTAGGGGAACAGATATTATCTTAGGTGGTAATGCCGACTATATGGCAAGACTGAAGGTGAGAGAATATTTGATGCCTAAGATAGTTGCCCCCGATGATGACGAATTAATGGCAACTGTACCAGGGATTAAAATGGGTAAGGATACAGCTAAAGGGTTTGCAGCCAATGGTCAAAGTAAAAAGCTGAAAACTTGGAAAGCCTCGCCCCAAATCTTCCCCACAGAACTATCTGCAACTACAGAAGAACTACTAAAGGAAACTGTAAAATTTGCAGTACAACAATATGGTTCACAAAGTTTACCTGAATTAGAAGCGGAAGAAAAAATTGCTGTTGCTTCGGAAAATGCCCCCGTTGATGATCCTGTTCTTTTAAAACTGCGCGAAGTTTATAAATTAATTCGTAAAGAATATGAGCAGTTTACTGATGCTGAACATGAAGAAGTGATTGCCAATGGTGGACTACACGTGATTGGGACAGAACGCCATGAATCTCGCCGAGTAGATAACCAATTACGGGGACGGGCTGGTAGACAAGGAGACCCTGGTTCAACTAGATTTTTCCTTAGTTTACAAGATAACCTATTACGCATCTTTGGTGGCGATCGCGTGGAAAAACTAATGAATATGATGCGCGTTGAAGATGATATGCCCATTGAGTCGAAAATGCTGACTAACTCTTTGGAAGGGGCGCAAAAGAAAGTTGAAACTTTTTATTATGATACCCGTAAACAAGTTTTTGAATATGACGAGGTGATGAATAACCAGCGTCGGGCTATTTATGCTGAACGTCGTCGAGTCTTGGAAGGGTTGGAATTGAAGGAACAGGTATTGCAATATGCAGAAAAAACTATGGGGGAAATTGTCGATGCTTATGTTAACCCTGAATTACCCCCCGAAGAATGGAAACTAGATAAAATGGTCGATAAGGCTAAGGAATTTATCTATCTTCTCGAAGATGTTGAACCTGCTCATTTAGAAGATATGACTGTTAATGAGATGAAAAATTTCCTCTGTGAAGAAGTACGCAAAGCTTACGATCTCAAAGAACATCAAATTGACAGTATGCAGCCAGGTTTGATGCGCCAAGCAGAACGATTCTTTATTCTGCAACAGATTGATACTCTTTGGCGAGAGCATTTACAAGCAATGGATGCCCTACGAGAGTCTATTGGGTTGAGGGGTTATGGACAAAAAGATCCTTTGATTGAATATAAACAGGAAGGATACGAGATGTTTTTGGAGATGATGATTGATATTCGTCGTAATGTCGTTTATTCTCTCTTCCAATTCCAACCACAGCCCCAGCCTCCCCAAGCTCAACCACAAGCAGTGTAA
- a CDS encoding FAD linked oxidase domain protein, whose translation MTTAIATQLKSLLDNQTQLLELSMADSYWQNKIAQVIVAAKSPIYLVFPSTVEVLAKIVNQAFQQRWRILICGNATKLNWGNLSCDIQLIISTQKCDRLVEHAVGDLTVTVEAGMKLADLQAKLKLHQQFLPLDPTIPTEATLGGIVATGDAGSWRHRYGGVRDLLLGLSFVRADGAIATGGGRVVKNVAGYDLMKLFTGSYGTLGIITQLTFRTYPLIPTSETILLTGKAESIAQLTQFIRNSGLTPISLDLLSTTVVKQIGLGNTTGLIIGWQTIPASSQQQINQISAIAQQLDLTLTHYQGQAEIDLWQQCNTITTVPNSATAVTCKLGIIPTAAVDFLQLKVVDQNAAVRIHAGSGIGQLHLDSAAKQIMGIRSYCQANSGFLTILDAPISLKQQIDSWGYTGNALSTMQTLKNQFDPHNLLNPSRFLV comes from the coding sequence ATGACAACTGCGATCGCTACGCAATTAAAATCGCTCCTTGATAATCAGACCCAATTGCTCGAATTGAGTATGGCAGATAGTTATTGGCAAAATAAAATTGCTCAAGTAATTGTTGCTGCAAAATCCCCTATTTACCTAGTTTTTCCTTCAACGGTAGAGGTTCTAGCTAAAATAGTTAATCAAGCATTTCAACAGCGATGGCGGATTTTAATCTGTGGTAACGCTACTAAATTAAATTGGGGTAACTTAAGTTGCGATATTCAATTAATAATTAGTACGCAAAAATGCGATCGCCTGGTTGAACACGCAGTAGGGGATTTGACCGTTACTGTGGAAGCTGGCATGAAATTAGCCGACTTACAAGCAAAATTGAAGTTACACCAACAATTTTTACCCCTTGATCCTACTATCCCAACAGAAGCTACTTTAGGAGGCATTGTTGCTACTGGGGATGCTGGTAGTTGGCGACACCGTTACGGAGGGGTAAGGGATTTACTCTTAGGTTTATCTTTTGTGCGTGCTGATGGTGCGATCGCCACTGGTGGAGGTAGAGTTGTTAAAAATGTTGCAGGTTATGACCTGATGAAGCTTTTTACAGGGTCTTATGGTACTTTGGGCATCATTACTCAACTGACTTTTAGAACTTATCCCCTCATCCCTACTTCTGAAACTATACTCCTAACAGGTAAGGCGGAATCTATTGCCCAACTTACCCAATTTATTCGTAACTCAGGTTTAACTCCTATATCCCTCGATCTACTATCTACTACAGTCGTCAAACAAATAGGGTTAGGAAATACAACTGGCTTAATTATCGGTTGGCAAACCATCCCCGCTAGTAGCCAACAACAAATAAATCAAATAAGTGCGATCGCTCAACAATTGGATTTAACCCTCACTCATTATCAAGGGCAAGCAGAAATTGATTTGTGGCAACAGTGTAATACGATCACCACTGTACCCAATTCTGCAACAGCAGTGACTTGTAAACTAGGTATTATCCCAACTGCTGCTGTGGATTTTCTACAATTAAAAGTAGTGGATCAAAACGCTGCTGTAAGAATTCATGCAGGTAGTGGCATTGGACAGTTACATTTAGATAGCGCAGCAAAGCAAATAATGGGTATACGCTCATACTGCCAAGCAAATTCTGGTTTTTTAACTATCCTTGATGCCCCCATTTCCCTGAAACAGCAAATAGATAGTTGGGGATACACAGGTAACGCCCTATCAACCATGCAAACTCTTAAAAATCAGTTCGATCCACACAATTTACTTAATCCCAGTCGCTTTTTAGTTTAA
- the glcF gene encoding glycolate oxidase subunit (Fe-S) protein, protein MTNFDFKNPPKPELIDTCVHCGFCLSTCPSYRVIGKEMDSPRGRIYLMDAINQGEATINSATTQHFDSCLGCLACVTTCPSGVQYDQLIAATRPQIERNQSRPLPDKLIRTLIFNLFPYPNRLRVLLPFFWVYQNSGLQKLIRSTAILKKITPRLAAMESILPKITPDAWQKNKLPTVIPAQGEKRYRVGMILGCVQRLFFSPVNEATARVLTANGCEVVIPPTQGCCAALPAHQGQEAQAKTLARQMIDSFAQLDLDAVIINAAGCGHTLKEYGHILADDPEYADKAKEFASKVKDIQEFLCDIPFIADLHPISTEELTIVYQDACHLLHGQKISVQPRQLLKSIPGVQLREPLDASLCCGSAGIYNMLQPETADELGRQKANNLVNTGAGLIASSNPGCSLQIKKHLAKQNSSLKLLHPIELLDYAIRGEKLVDN, encoded by the coding sequence ATGACTAATTTCGACTTCAAAAATCCTCCCAAGCCAGAATTAATCGATACTTGTGTTCATTGTGGATTTTGTTTATCCACTTGTCCTAGTTATCGAGTTATTGGTAAAGAAATGGATTCCCCCAGAGGTAGAATCTACTTGATGGATGCTATTAATCAGGGAGAAGCAACCATTAATTCCGCCACTACTCAACATTTCGATTCTTGTTTAGGTTGTCTTGCTTGTGTAACTACCTGTCCATCAGGGGTGCAATACGATCAATTAATTGCTGCTACTCGCCCCCAAATAGAAAGAAATCAATCTCGCCCATTACCCGATAAACTAATTAGAACTCTTATCTTTAATCTTTTCCCCTACCCTAATCGTTTACGTGTTTTACTTCCTTTTTTCTGGGTATATCAAAACTCAGGGTTACAAAAACTAATTAGATCTACAGCTATCCTTAAAAAGATTACCCCACGTTTGGCTGCTATGGAGTCTATCTTACCTAAAATTACTCCTGATGCTTGGCAAAAAAATAAATTACCTACAGTCATCCCAGCCCAAGGGGAAAAACGTTATCGTGTCGGCATGATTTTGGGTTGTGTACAAAGATTATTCTTTTCTCCTGTCAACGAAGCAACCGCCAGAGTTTTAACAGCTAACGGGTGTGAAGTAGTTATCCCCCCTACCCAAGGATGTTGTGCTGCTTTACCAGCCCATCAAGGACAAGAAGCCCAAGCAAAAACCTTGGCAAGACAAATGATTGATAGTTTCGCTCAACTAGATTTGGATGCAGTTATTATTAATGCTGCTGGTTGTGGACATACCCTTAAAGAATATGGACATATTTTAGCCGACGACCCTGAATATGCAGATAAGGCTAAAGAATTTGCCAGTAAAGTTAAGGATATTCAAGAATTTCTCTGTGATATTCCATTTATCGCTGACTTGCACCCAATAAGTACAGAAGAATTAACCATAGTCTATCAAGATGCCTGTCATTTACTGCATGGACAAAAAATAAGTGTGCAACCTCGACAGTTATTAAAAAGTATACCTGGGGTACAATTGCGTGAACCTCTTGATGCTAGTCTGTGCTGCGGAAGTGCTGGAATTTACAATATGTTGCAACCAGAAACAGCAGATGAATTAGGTAGACAGAAAGCTAATAATTTGGTTAATACAGGTGCAGGTTTAATTGCTTCTTCTAATCCTGGTTGTTCTTTACAGATTAAAAAACATTTAGCTAAACAAAATTCTTCTCTAAAACTACTTCACCCAATCGAGTTATTGGATTATGCCATTAGAGGGGAAAAGTTAGTGGATAATTAA
- a CDS encoding OpcA protein, which yields MVSPIVSLQAPKDVSIDEIEAELRSLWQTQGSDDDGAAVTRAATFSLIIYEPDGTQQLLASLGFYTGPIDGIAGPRTKAAIKAAQKAYDLETTGKADSALLNRLQTEFIEAKAKDQLTRENKTAAINYTPDSEGITADAIAASNPCRIITLCPILGEDTGVKAQVSAYCPISKQTKNTLVCCEYINLSGTVEALERIGGIIAALAIADLPKFVWWKATPTPDHPLFQRLASASDTVIFDSSGFVQPEIDLKSLGSLLKLDHTLADINWRRLAPWQELTAAAFDPPQRRSAIYEVDQVTIDYEQGNQSQALMFLGWLASRLKWTPVEYKIEGGDYDIRTVKFIDEQQRHIEAELAGIPTADWGDVPGDLVSLRLTSTNPDADCCTVLCSSTTGCMRMEAGGGAQACYIEQVTPLADQKTEELLGKQLQRWGREMLYEESMTVTSNILKLLQLPE from the coding sequence ATGGTTTCACCAATAGTATCTTTACAAGCACCCAAAGACGTATCCATTGACGAAATTGAAGCAGAATTGCGATCGCTTTGGCAAACTCAAGGTTCAGATGATGATGGGGCTGCGGTAACCAGAGCAGCTACCTTTAGTTTAATTATCTATGAACCAGATGGTACTCAACAATTACTTGCCTCTTTAGGATTTTATACAGGGCCAATAGACGGCATTGCAGGGCCTAGAACAAAGGCAGCCATTAAAGCAGCCCAAAAGGCTTATGATTTAGAAACTACAGGTAAAGCAGATTCAGCTTTGCTCAATCGATTACAGACTGAGTTTATTGAGGCAAAGGCAAAAGACCAACTAACACGGGAAAATAAAACCGCAGCAATTAACTATACTCCCGATTCCGAAGGCATTACCGCCGATGCGATCGCCGCCTCAAATCCCTGTCGCATTATTACTTTATGTCCCATTTTAGGGGAAGATACAGGAGTTAAAGCCCAGGTTTCCGCTTATTGTCCCATTAGTAAACAGACTAAAAATACCCTTGTTTGCTGTGAGTATATCAACTTGAGTGGAACAGTAGAAGCTTTAGAAAGGATTGGGGGTATTATTGCAGCTTTAGCGATCGCTGATTTACCTAAGTTTGTCTGGTGGAAAGCTACCCCAACCCCAGATCATCCCTTATTTCAGCGTTTGGCATCCGCTAGTGATACAGTTATCTTTGATTCTAGTGGGTTTGTACAACCTGAAATTGATTTAAAATCTTTAGGATCTTTACTCAAGCTTGATCATACTTTAGCTGATATCAATTGGCGGAGATTAGCACCTTGGCAAGAATTAACCGCAGCAGCTTTTGATCCCCCTCAAAGGCGATCGGCTATCTATGAAGTAGATCAAGTTACCATCGATTATGAACAAGGAAATCAATCTCAGGCTTTGATGTTTTTAGGTTGGTTAGCTAGTCGTCTTAAATGGACTCCCGTGGAATATAAAATAGAGGGAGGCGACTATGATATTCGCACAGTTAAGTTTATAGATGAACAGCAACGCCATATAGAAGCAGAATTAGCAGGTATTCCTACAGCAGATTGGGGAGATGTTCCTGGAGATTTAGTCAGTTTGCGATTAACTTCTACTAACCCCGATGCCGACTGTTGTACAGTCCTCTGCTCTAGTACTACGGGTTGTATGCGCATGGAAGCTGGAGGAGGAGCGCAAGCTTGTTATATTGAGCAGGTAACACCTTTGGCAGATCAAAAAACTGAAGAGTTGCTTGGTAAACAGTTACAAAGATGGGGGCGCGAAATGTTATATGAAGAAAGCATGACTGTCACATCAAACATTCTTAAATTATTACAACTACCTGAGTAG